A DNA window from Rhodanobacteraceae bacterium contains the following coding sequences:
- a CDS encoding DUF4124 domain-containing protein, with amino-acid sequence MGIALASWLLATALMAPGDIYRCKDASGAVSFQDQPCTGGESAHLARAGDDPADSERALRQWLDAYRGRNGDPAPAPAPAAARPPALAGRRRDQRSPAGDVLRALPALRQWRRRGDGCLHCAVAELRQWRRRCLLPAFMRGALPGPARGRTCPGASRAPRAARSRCPGLWSGARTALKVPIPRTDVRFRRQIAAQSANPPVISRTKSWHGHCERALHFPLVVGASPCPLPYPA; translated from the coding sequence ATGGGCATCGCACTGGCAAGCTGGTTGCTGGCAACCGCGCTGATGGCGCCGGGCGACATCTATCGCTGCAAGGACGCCAGCGGGGCGGTGAGCTTCCAGGACCAGCCGTGCACCGGCGGCGAGTCGGCACACCTGGCGCGCGCGGGAGACGATCCCGCGGACAGCGAACGTGCGCTGCGCCAGTGGCTGGATGCTTATCGCGGCCGCAACGGCGACCCCGCACCGGCGCCCGCTCCCGCCGCGGCGCGTCCCCCCGCGCTGGCAGGGCGGCGGCGCGATCAGCGAAGCCCAGCTGGCGATGTGCTCCGAGCGCTTCCTGCACTGCGCCAGTGGCGACGCCGCGGCGATGGATGCCTGCATTGCGCGGTTGCCGAACTGCGGCAGTGGCGCCGCCGGTGCCTGCTGCCCGCGTTCATGCGTGGCGCGTTACCAGGACCTGCGCGAGGCAGGACATGCCCTGGCGCCAGCCGTGCGCCTCGCGCTGCTCGATCCCGATGCCCCGGCCTGTGGTCAGGCGCCCGCACTGCGTTGAAAGTTCCGATTCCGCGCACGGACGTTCGTTTCCGACGCCAGATTGCGGCGCAATCCGCCAATCCACCGGTGATTTCGCGCACCAAGAGCTGGCACGGACATTGCGAGAGGGCGCTCCACTTCCCCCTGGTCGTCGGAGCATCACCATGTCCCCTGCCCTACCCCGCCTGA
- a CDS encoding SDR family oxidoreductase, translating into MRVLITGAAGGIGSELVRHYLAAGHEVIAVCRNPGEELPQLGCEVLSGIDLTRGEGIDGVVAALGGRTLDLVIQNAGLLRRDSVGGLRAAVDDLRAQFEVNALAPLLLTDALLPHLNPGSKVALITSRMGSMGDNGSGGYYGYRMSKAALNATGKSLAINLRERGIAVALLHPGFVRTPMTGGAGDIDAATSARQLAERIAALDLASSGSFWHARGEVLPW; encoded by the coding sequence ATGCGCGTGCTGATCACAGGTGCCGCGGGCGGCATCGGCAGCGAACTGGTGCGGCATTACCTTGCGGCTGGCCACGAGGTCATCGCCGTCTGCCGGAACCCTGGCGAGGAGTTGCCGCAGCTCGGCTGCGAAGTGCTTTCGGGCATCGACCTGACCCGTGGCGAGGGTATTGATGGTGTCGTGGCCGCGCTCGGCGGGCGTACGCTGGACCTGGTCATTCAGAACGCGGGCCTGCTGCGCCGCGACAGCGTCGGCGGCCTGCGCGCCGCGGTGGACGACTTGCGCGCGCAGTTCGAGGTCAATGCGCTGGCGCCGCTGCTGCTGACCGACGCGCTGCTGCCGCACCTGAATCCGGGCAGCAAGGTGGCGCTGATCACCAGCCGCATGGGCTCGATGGGCGACAACGGCTCCGGCGGCTACTACGGCTATCGCATGAGCAAGGCCGCGCTGAACGCCACCGGCAAGTCGCTGGCGATCAACCTGCGCGAACGTGGCATCGCCGTGGCCCTGTTGCACCCGGGTTTCGTGCGCACGCCAATGACCGGTGGCGCCGGCGATATCGACGCCGCCACCTCCGCGCGCCAGCTGGCCGAGCGGATTGCCGCGCTCGACCTGGCCAGCTCCGGCAGCTTCTGGCATGCGCGGGGCGAAGTCCTGCCTTGGTGA
- a CDS encoding App1 family protein, whose translation MDSESFKDVHLRLGGRTHALPATGFDGRTRSSVGISSAGIAASRRWLEASVLMPHGDPRQFKGRVLLVPSQGLSVVSDIDDTIKVSQVRERREMLLNTFAREFVAVPGMAARYRTLEAGEGTRFHYVSGSPVQLYPPLAVFLRTEGFPAGSVHLRESTSIRNVIPGSDATRTHKLAAIGQLLADFPQRRFLLVGDSGEADPEIYAELARAHPAQVAGIRIRDVTGEAADAPRYRVTFDGLPADLWQVYSDPQTLREP comes from the coding sequence GTGGATTCGGAGAGTTTCAAGGATGTCCACCTGCGCCTGGGCGGGCGCACGCACGCGCTGCCGGCAACCGGGTTCGACGGGCGCACGCGATCGAGTGTCGGCATTTCCAGTGCAGGCATTGCAGCCTCGCGTCGCTGGCTCGAGGCGAGCGTGTTGATGCCCCACGGGGACCCGCGCCAGTTCAAGGGCCGCGTGTTGCTGGTGCCGTCGCAGGGGCTGTCGGTGGTCTCGGATATCGACGACACGATCAAGGTCAGCCAGGTGCGCGAGCGCCGCGAGATGCTGCTCAACACCTTTGCGCGCGAGTTCGTCGCGGTGCCCGGCATGGCGGCGCGTTACCGCACGCTGGAAGCAGGCGAAGGAACGCGCTTCCACTACGTGTCCGGCAGTCCGGTCCAGCTGTATCCGCCGCTTGCCGTGTTCCTGCGCACCGAGGGCTTTCCCGCCGGCAGCGTGCATCTGCGCGAATCGACCTCGATCCGCAACGTCATCCCGGGCAGCGATGCGACGCGCACGCACAAGCTCGCGGCCATCGGTCAGCTGCTGGCCGACTTCCCTCAGCGCCGCTTCCTGCTGGTCGGCGATTCTGGCGAGGCGGACCCGGAGATCTACGCCGAGCTGGCGCGCGCGCACCCGGCGCAGGTCGCCGGCATCCGCATCCGCGATGTGACCGGCGAGGCCGCCGATGCGCCGCGTTATCGCGTCACCTTCGACGGCTTGCCCGCCGACCTGTGGCAGGTCTACAGCGACCCGCAAACCCTGCGCGAACCCTGA
- a CDS encoding serine/threonine protein kinase, with product MSTTGGSIQDATERLTGKPDSSPAGGSPDSDFAGFRILRPLGAGGMGQVFLAEQSVPVVRRVALKLMRAAVVTPELAARFGIEQQALARLEHPNIARLYEAGATQGGFPWFAMELVEGVPLTEYADSHRLTIGQRLTLFQAVCEGVRHAHRRGILHLDLKPANLLVTEVDGKPHPKIIDFGIAKALDAPVGGVTLTGAEVIGTPAYLAPEALEAAAGGADLDTRVDVYALGVILYELLVGARPHTLTGNSLLQIMREVADRDAPPPALRFRALEPAQRAAAAAARGLPEAALQHLLAGELGWIASHAVARQREERYESVEALVGDLDRHARNEPLSVAPPSAWYRLKKLLLRRRGPAAAIFAVFLSLVGGIVAFSIAADRADREARAAVQARAQAERVTAFLIDLFDQADPTRSRGTTLTAREILDSGAERIRGELREDPALRGELLLTLGRVYMSLGLYAPAEPLIGEALALADTPQRRARALLHQGLLLNLQGQYDASSKVLGQALALIDAGSASLTPGELRDLLNRYGVSERLARRLDHSRELHLRELVVAIGESAADSVKASPAYYALGFIALVRSDYPSAELLFRRCIEIYERNFGPEDRRLAGPLRALADVYDEQGQHELAEPLYLRSLAITERVYGADHPNVALQANNLGVSYYHRDRLDDALAQLTRSLQINLKRLPADHPELGNQYLNLGLVHLKRKEYAQAESRFRQTMDLWEGRFPKEDPNWAWAWWGLGRVLLETGHPAEALPWLRRAHELRAASLPPDQREAVEARESLAEAERAVAAQTPE from the coding sequence ATGTCCACCACCGGCGGTTCGATTCAAGACGCCACCGAGCGCTTGACCGGCAAGCCCGATTCCAGCCCGGCGGGCGGATCGCCGGACAGCGACTTCGCTGGCTTCCGCATCCTCAGGCCGCTGGGCGCCGGCGGCATGGGCCAGGTGTTCCTCGCCGAGCAGAGCGTGCCGGTGGTGCGCCGCGTGGCCCTGAAGCTGATGCGCGCCGCGGTGGTCACGCCCGAGCTGGCGGCGCGCTTCGGCATCGAGCAGCAGGCGCTGGCGCGACTGGAGCATCCGAACATCGCGCGACTGTACGAGGCCGGCGCCACCCAGGGCGGCTTCCCGTGGTTCGCGATGGAGCTGGTCGAGGGCGTGCCGCTGACCGAGTACGCCGACAGCCATCGATTGACCATCGGGCAGCGGCTGACGCTGTTCCAGGCGGTCTGCGAGGGCGTGCGCCACGCACACCGGCGCGGCATCCTGCACCTGGACCTGAAGCCGGCCAACTTGCTGGTCACCGAGGTCGACGGCAAGCCGCACCCGAAGATCATCGACTTCGGCATCGCCAAGGCGCTCGATGCGCCGGTCGGCGGGGTCACGCTGACCGGCGCAGAAGTGATCGGCACGCCGGCCTACCTCGCGCCCGAGGCGCTGGAGGCCGCCGCCGGGGGCGCCGATCTCGACACGCGTGTCGATGTGTATGCGCTGGGCGTGATCCTCTACGAACTGCTGGTCGGCGCGCGGCCGCACACGCTGACCGGCAACTCGCTGCTGCAGATCATGCGCGAGGTGGCCGACCGCGACGCACCGCCGCCAGCGCTGCGCTTCCGCGCGCTGGAACCGGCCCAGCGTGCCGCAGCGGCCGCCGCCCGCGGGTTGCCCGAAGCGGCGCTGCAGCACCTGCTGGCCGGGGAGCTGGGCTGGATCGCCAGCCACGCCGTGGCACGCCAGCGCGAGGAGCGCTACGAGTCGGTCGAAGCACTGGTCGGGGACCTGGATCGGCATGCGCGCAACGAGCCGCTCAGCGTTGCCCCGCCGTCGGCCTGGTACCGGCTGAAAAAGCTGCTGCTGCGCCGGCGCGGGCCAGCTGCAGCCATCTTCGCCGTGTTCCTGAGCCTGGTCGGCGGGATCGTGGCCTTCAGCATCGCCGCCGACCGCGCCGACCGCGAGGCCCGGGCGGCGGTGCAGGCGCGCGCGCAGGCCGAGCGCGTCACCGCCTTCCTGATCGATCTGTTCGACCAGGCCGATCCCACCCGCAGCCGCGGGACCACGCTGACCGCACGCGAAATCCTGGACAGCGGTGCCGAGCGCATCCGCGGCGAATTGCGCGAAGACCCCGCATTGCGCGGCGAACTGCTGCTGACGCTCGGGCGGGTGTACATGTCGCTCGGACTGTACGCGCCGGCCGAGCCGTTGATCGGCGAAGCGCTGGCCCTCGCGGACACACCGCAACGACGTGCGCGCGCCCTGCTGCACCAAGGCCTGCTGCTGAACCTGCAGGGCCAGTACGATGCCTCCAGCAAGGTGCTCGGGCAGGCGCTGGCGCTGATCGACGCGGGCAGCGCCAGTCTGACACCCGGCGAACTGCGCGACCTGCTGAACCGTTACGGTGTCAGCGAGCGCCTGGCGCGACGCCTGGACCACTCGCGCGAACTGCATCTGCGCGAGCTGGTGGTCGCCATCGGCGAATCGGCGGCGGACAGCGTCAAGGCCAGTCCGGCCTACTACGCCCTGGGGTTCATCGCGCTGGTGCGCAGCGACTACCCTTCGGCCGAGTTGCTGTTCCGTCGCTGCATCGAGATCTACGAGCGGAATTTCGGTCCCGAGGACCGGCGCCTGGCCGGCCCGCTGCGGGCGCTCGCCGATGTGTATGACGAGCAAGGTCAGCACGAACTCGCCGAACCGCTGTACCTGCGCTCGCTCGCGATCACCGAACGGGTCTATGGCGCAGATCACCCGAATGTCGCGCTGCAGGCGAACAACCTCGGTGTGTCCTACTACCACCGCGATCGGCTCGACGACGCGCTGGCCCAGCTCACGCGCTCGCTTCAGATCAACCTGAAACGCCTGCCGGCCGACCACCCGGAGCTCGGCAACCAGTACCTCAACCTCGGGCTGGTGCATCTGAAGCGCAAGGAATACGCGCAGGCCGAATCCCGCTTCCGCCAGACCATGGACTTGTGGGAAGGCCGCTTCCCGAAGGAGGACCCCAACTGGGCCTGGGCCTGGTGGGGCCTGGGGCGCGTGCTGCTGGAGACCGGGCATCCCGCCGAAGCGCTCCCCTGGCTGCGCCGCGCCCACGAGCTGCGCGCGGCCAGCCTGCCGCCGGACCAGCGCGAAGCAGTCGAGGCACGCGAGTCGCTGGCGGAAGCCGAGCGGGCGGTCGCGGCGCAGACGCCCGAGTAG
- a CDS encoding DUF1415 domain-containing protein: protein MALETSPDAPEIAATRRWLEQVVIGLNLCPFARAPHLKGRVRFVLSPARNEDELVADLLDIADATVQALGLEGELQVASFHPDYQFGDAEPDAVENCTNRSPYPTLHLLREASIERAVEAVEDTDAIYQRNIETLRRIGWEGWEKLK from the coding sequence GTGGCTCTCGAAACATCCCCGGACGCACCGGAAATCGCCGCCACCCGCCGCTGGCTGGAGCAGGTGGTGATTGGACTGAACCTGTGCCCGTTCGCGCGGGCGCCGCACCTCAAGGGCCGCGTGCGCTTCGTGCTCAGCCCGGCGCGCAACGAGGACGAACTGGTGGCGGACCTCCTCGACATCGCCGATGCCACGGTGCAGGCGCTGGGCCTGGAAGGCGAGCTGCAGGTGGCGAGCTTCCACCCCGATTACCAGTTCGGCGACGCCGAGCCCGATGCGGTCGAGAACTGCACCAACCGTTCGCCCTATCCCACGCTGCACCTGCTGCGCGAGGCGAGCATCGAGCGCGCAGTGGAGGCGGTGGAGGACACCGACGCGATCTACCAGCGCAACATCGAGACGCTGCGGCGGATCGGCTGGGAAGGCTGGGAAAAGCTCAAGTAA
- a CDS encoding pseudouridine synthase has product MRLNKHISETGFCSRREADDLIEQGRVTVNDAIAELGQEIADGDVVRVDGATLKPRPKKRGRRHVYIALNKPVGVTCTTEDSVSGNIVEFVGHEQRIFPIGRLDKDSEGLILLTSNGDIVNDILRAENRHEKEYLVAVNKPVTPEFLAGMAGGVRIHGRMTLPCRTARIAKFGFRIVLTQGLNRQIRLMAAAFGYRVTQLRRVRIDNIKLGTLKLGTWRNLSDAELKLLLPGRTDW; this is encoded by the coding sequence ATGCGCCTCAACAAACACATCAGCGAAACCGGATTCTGCTCGCGCCGCGAGGCGGATGACCTGATCGAGCAGGGCCGGGTGACGGTCAACGACGCGATCGCCGAACTCGGCCAGGAAATCGCCGACGGTGATGTGGTGCGGGTGGATGGCGCCACGCTCAAGCCGCGCCCGAAGAAGCGCGGGCGGCGACATGTGTACATCGCGCTGAACAAGCCGGTCGGCGTGACCTGCACCACCGAGGACTCGGTGTCCGGCAATATCGTCGAGTTCGTCGGCCATGAGCAGCGCATCTTCCCGATCGGCCGGTTGGACAAGGATTCCGAGGGCCTGATCCTGCTGACCAGCAATGGCGACATCGTCAACGACATCCTGCGCGCGGAAAACCGCCACGAGAAGGAATATCTGGTGGCGGTCAACAAGCCGGTGACGCCCGAGTTCCTCGCCGGCATGGCCGGGGGCGTGCGCATCCACGGGCGCATGACCTTGCCTTGCCGCACCGCGCGGATCGCCAAGTTCGGCTTCCGCATCGTGCTCACGCAGGGATTGAACCGCCAGATCCGCCTGATGGCCGCCGCCTTCGGCTACCGCGTCACCCAGTTGCGGCGCGTGCGGATCGACAACATCAAGCTCGGCACGCTCAAGCTCGGCACCTGGCGCAACCTCAGCGATGCGGAGCTGAAGCTGCTCCTGCCGGGGCGCACGGACTGGTAG
- a CDS encoding EAL domain-containing protein: MFAHRSIRRAAEQAPMGTPLHAGNDLRHHLHQRIQGVLREWQQALDEGWNVDRWMRLVSALGELGEAAGRQQMEAPALATRDAAAYIGFLLDTADSPNIVQQGRIRHYLQRLQETAAALAELLLREELEHPAVLVLHGPDGPILGLADAFAELGWKCCSCAEPAPVAAAAKGRLLVGVVIDSHWLSRLGEVVDALDQNRRPGATPPLLVVTRGATIAEQLLDMTGSADAFIAAADATSVLLKLRQLQHDLSSAEPLRVLIVDDDRSQVVFCDAVLRRRGLTVQVAASADEALAQVGSFRPDLILVDLYMPGIDGMALTARMRELPATLLVPIVFISGEQDVGKRVRAINIGGDDFLTKPVRPAHLIEVVVGRAKRARALRQQVLGLRPDAAATPLSRAALGQRLRNLRERPAALISIGIEQAEQLSGKLPALLRCEVEQAIAGRIAARLQPGDAYAPWHDLHFLLLAARSDNAGLAQLSQSLRNAIDVRPVAISRGQLKVRARVQLVPADDDPQRWLDRALAVWKRGTVAPAQPATARTAGDDAPQNHGVLQPDAALCTVEYQPLVPTRGLRADQWHQRLRVRTSLSQAQGTLREDVLELARRAGTLARLDHIALRLAAGTATVQEQLGRPSRLFVEVDAASLIDPGFIGFIEHECPRPARPGTLALELDTDTVIERQALLRPVLERLRPLGVQLCLRDFGMQKEAARLLQQIQVDAIKLDTEIALQPTMAFATILAQVREAGVPLMVEAVPDREAIARLWELGVDYIQCDLLAGYAAGLESVAESTA; this comes from the coding sequence ATGTTTGCGCACCGTTCGATCCGGCGCGCCGCCGAGCAGGCTCCCATGGGCACCCCGCTGCATGCCGGCAACGACCTCCGGCACCACCTGCACCAGCGCATCCAGGGCGTCCTGCGGGAGTGGCAGCAGGCACTGGACGAAGGTTGGAACGTGGACCGCTGGATGCGCCTGGTCAGTGCCCTGGGCGAACTCGGCGAGGCCGCGGGCCGTCAGCAGATGGAGGCGCCGGCGCTGGCCACGCGCGATGCCGCGGCCTACATCGGTTTCCTGCTGGACACCGCCGACTCGCCCAACATCGTCCAGCAGGGGCGAATCCGGCATTACCTGCAGCGGCTGCAGGAGACCGCCGCCGCGCTCGCCGAGCTGCTCCTGCGCGAGGAACTGGAGCACCCGGCGGTGCTGGTGCTGCATGGCCCGGACGGGCCCATCCTGGGGCTTGCCGATGCCTTCGCTGAGCTTGGCTGGAAGTGCTGCAGCTGCGCCGAGCCGGCGCCGGTGGCCGCCGCTGCCAAAGGGCGCCTGCTGGTCGGCGTGGTGATCGATTCGCACTGGCTCAGCCGCCTCGGCGAGGTGGTCGACGCGCTCGACCAGAACCGCCGTCCGGGCGCCACGCCGCCGCTGCTGGTGGTGACCCGCGGCGCGACCATCGCCGAACAACTGCTGGACATGACCGGCAGCGCGGATGCCTTCATCGCGGCCGCCGACGCCACCAGCGTGCTGCTCAAGCTGCGCCAGTTGCAGCACGATCTGTCCTCCGCCGAGCCCTTGCGCGTGCTGATCGTCGACGACGACCGCAGCCAGGTGGTGTTCTGCGACGCGGTGCTGCGCCGGCGCGGCCTGACCGTCCAGGTGGCCGCGTCGGCCGACGAGGCGCTGGCCCAGGTGGGCAGCTTCCGTCCGGACCTGATCCTGGTCGACCTGTACATGCCCGGTATCGATGGCATGGCGCTGACCGCGCGCATGCGCGAACTGCCCGCCACCCTGCTGGTCCCGATCGTGTTCATCAGCGGCGAGCAGGATGTCGGCAAGCGCGTGCGCGCGATCAACATCGGCGGCGATGATTTCCTGACCAAGCCGGTACGCCCGGCACACCTGATCGAGGTGGTCGTCGGCCGCGCCAAGCGCGCCCGCGCGCTGCGCCAGCAAGTGCTCGGCCTGCGCCCGGATGCAGCCGCGACGCCGCTCTCACGCGCCGCGCTCGGCCAGCGTCTGCGCAACCTGCGCGAGCGCCCGGCTGCGCTGATCTCGATCGGTATCGAGCAGGCCGAGCAGCTCAGCGGCAAACTGCCGGCGCTGCTGCGCTGCGAAGTGGAGCAGGCGATTGCCGGACGGATCGCCGCCCGCCTGCAGCCGGGCGATGCCTACGCGCCCTGGCACGACCTGCATTTCCTGCTGCTGGCGGCGCGCAGCGACAACGCCGGGTTGGCGCAGCTCTCCCAGAGCCTGCGCAATGCCATCGACGTACGCCCGGTGGCGATCTCGCGCGGCCAGCTCAAGGTCCGCGCGCGGGTCCAGCTGGTTCCCGCCGACGATGACCCGCAGCGCTGGCTGGACCGCGCACTGGCGGTGTGGAAGCGGGGGACAGTGGCGCCGGCACAGCCCGCAACGGCACGCACCGCGGGCGACGACGCGCCGCAGAACCATGGCGTGCTGCAGCCGGACGCTGCGTTGTGCACTGTCGAATACCAGCCACTGGTTCCCACCCGCGGCCTGCGCGCGGACCAGTGGCACCAGCGCCTGCGCGTGCGCACCTCGCTGAGCCAGGCGCAGGGCACGCTGCGCGAAGACGTGCTCGAACTCGCCCGCAGGGCCGGCACCCTGGCCCGGCTGGACCACATCGCGCTGCGGCTGGCCGCCGGTACCGCCACGGTGCAGGAGCAACTCGGCCGACCGAGCCGCCTGTTTGTCGAGGTCGACGCGGCGAGCCTGATCGATCCGGGTTTCATCGGATTCATCGAGCACGAGTGCCCGCGCCCGGCGCGCCCCGGAACGCTGGCGCTCGAGCTCGACACCGATACGGTCATCGAACGCCAGGCCCTGCTGCGCCCGGTGCTCGAGCGGTTGCGCCCGCTCGGGGTGCAGCTCTGCCTGCGCGATTTCGGCATGCAGAAGGAGGCTGCGCGGCTGTTGCAGCAGATCCAGGTGGACGCGATCAAGCTGGATACCGAGATCGCGCTGCAGCCGACCATGGCCTTCGCCACGATCCTGGCCCAGGTGCGCGAGGCGGGCGTGCCGCTGATGGTCGAAGCGGTCCCAGACCGCGAGGCCATCGCGCGCCTGTGGGAACTTGGCGTGGACTATATCCAGTGCGATTTGCTGGCCGGATATGCGGCCGGGCTGGAAAGCGTGGCCGAAAGCACCGCCTGA
- a CDS encoding CHAT domain-containing protein, with the protein MLGSAPAAAETLLQQTLAATPAGTDPQAHALLQYARCNQGMLGWKVELTLPACVAAMDAMEQAGLSVARLHAWRHYASILRIAGRLDDSGRELEKLLAALAQQVPDSTLHAQALLERAMYLRTRERLDEALAAAGRARAAFDKARSPEQYRMLLDSSSGLIQRARGEHDEAERLLRQAVATAERLAPDTLVLARLLNNLALVQWDRMDMAHAQASLERSLAIKRMRDATPLDLAATLGNLALIAFPLGQLDAVERYAGESLAIHRALPPGTHLAGILVTMARVHEERGDYAAAHRAYDEALELYREHAPGSSLEGWAHHFRAGLLITQGRHAEALPSARIAERLQRSISPGGRDLSFALERLGDIELALGEHAAALTHFDESIGLRRRQSPDSQSLANVLHGAGLASAALGQPDSARERHCEAVSVLERQRLHWTQDRDDLQRLGARNVEIYRACALAWLQQGDATAAFDTLEQARARLLLDSMARHRSELQATLPADLAADWRALQRAEPAALAPGLDAFVRRAAREAPAQSALLLTRPRTWAELRKQLAGDSAILAHLVDRERLYIVVARPRDEVPHFVAVNVDRSALLDHVQRLAALARKPDSRLETLRREARWLHARLIEPALSLLADSPRLLWVPDADLSLLPLAVLVDAQGRYLIESHALRQSTSLTAAMLARRHPGSPVASELLAVADPLLAAHQDAPAASWRGASIEGLAPLPGAVAEARSIARLYPGTSTLLRGTEATEKRVRTLAPGARRLHFAVHGLVDPLRPLDSALVLAAGDGSDRDDGLLRAVDLLTGPPLVADLVAVAACDLGSGRVDAAEGLIGLRHALRAAGAREVVSSLWPVGDRSGARLMTDFHAQLRQDAASDRALQQAQLSMLRTGTGGGDAVRGVGGVAPQRGRAGPVHPFHWAGFVLDGTLE; encoded by the coding sequence TTGCTGGGATCGGCGCCGGCGGCGGCCGAAACGCTGCTGCAACAGACGCTGGCGGCCACGCCCGCCGGCACGGATCCGCAGGCGCACGCGCTGCTGCAGTACGCGCGTTGCAACCAGGGCATGCTCGGCTGGAAGGTCGAACTGACCTTGCCGGCCTGCGTCGCGGCGATGGATGCGATGGAACAGGCCGGATTGTCGGTCGCGCGCCTGCATGCCTGGCGACACTACGCCTCGATCCTGCGCATCGCCGGTCGCCTGGACGACAGCGGGCGCGAACTCGAGAAACTGCTCGCCGCATTGGCGCAGCAGGTTCCGGACAGCACCCTGCACGCCCAGGCGCTGCTGGAACGGGCCATGTACCTGCGAACCCGCGAACGCCTGGACGAGGCCCTCGCGGCCGCGGGACGGGCGCGCGCAGCCTTCGACAAGGCGCGCTCGCCAGAGCAGTACCGCATGCTGCTCGACAGCAGCAGCGGCCTGATCCAGCGCGCCCGCGGCGAGCACGACGAGGCCGAGCGCCTGCTGCGACAGGCGGTGGCCACCGCCGAACGCCTGGCGCCGGACACCCTGGTGCTGGCGCGCCTGCTGAACAACCTGGCCCTGGTGCAATGGGACCGCATGGACATGGCCCACGCACAGGCCTCGCTGGAACGCTCGCTCGCGATCAAGCGCATGCGTGATGCAACGCCGCTGGATCTCGCTGCAACTCTTGGCAATCTCGCGCTGATCGCGTTCCCGCTGGGCCAGTTGGACGCGGTCGAGCGCTATGCCGGCGAGTCGCTGGCGATCCATCGCGCCCTGCCACCGGGAACCCACCTGGCCGGCATTCTGGTGACGATGGCGCGCGTGCACGAGGAGCGTGGCGACTACGCCGCCGCCCATCGCGCCTACGACGAGGCGCTCGAGCTGTATCGCGAGCATGCCCCAGGCAGCAGCCTGGAAGGTTGGGCCCACCATTTCCGCGCCGGGCTGCTGATCACGCAAGGCCGCCACGCCGAGGCGCTGCCGTCGGCACGCATCGCCGAGCGCCTCCAGCGCAGCATCAGCCCCGGTGGACGCGACCTCAGTTTCGCCCTCGAACGCCTCGGCGACATCGAACTCGCGCTCGGCGAACATGCGGCTGCCCTGACCCACTTCGACGAGTCGATCGGGCTCAGGCGCCGGCAGTCGCCAGACAGCCAGTCGCTGGCCAATGTGCTGCACGGCGCCGGTCTCGCGTCCGCGGCCCTCGGCCAGCCCGACAGCGCGCGCGAGCGTCATTGCGAGGCGGTCTCGGTGCTCGAGCGCCAGCGCCTGCACTGGACCCAGGATCGCGACGATCTGCAGCGCCTGGGCGCACGCAATGTCGAGATCTACCGTGCCTGCGCGCTGGCCTGGCTGCAGCAGGGGGATGCCACGGCGGCCTTCGACACCCTGGAGCAGGCGCGTGCCCGACTGCTGCTGGACAGCATGGCGCGCCACCGCAGCGAGTTGCAGGCCACCCTGCCCGCGGACCTCGCAGCCGACTGGCGCGCGCTGCAGCGCGCCGAGCCGGCGGCGCTGGCGCCGGGGCTCGACGCGTTCGTGCGCCGCGCCGCCCGCGAGGCACCCGCGCAGTCGGCGCTGCTGCTGACCCGGCCGCGCACCTGGGCCGAGCTGCGCAAGCAGTTGGCAGGCGACAGCGCGATCCTCGCCCACCTGGTCGATCGCGAGCGGCTCTACATCGTGGTGGCCCGCCCGCGCGACGAAGTGCCGCACTTCGTCGCCGTCAACGTCGACCGCAGCGCGTTGCTGGACCATGTCCAGCGCCTTGCCGCGTTGGCGCGCAAGCCGGACAGCCGGCTCGAGACCCTGCGTCGCGAGGCCCGCTGGCTGCACGCGCGCCTGATCGAACCCGCCCTGTCGCTGCTCGCCGACAGTCCACGCCTGTTGTGGGTTCCGGATGCCGATCTCAGCCTGCTGCCGCTGGCCGTGCTCGTCGATGCGCAGGGGCGCTACCTGATCGAATCCCACGCGCTGCGGCAGTCCACCTCGCTGACGGCAGCGATGCTCGCGCGTCGCCACCCGGGTTCCCCGGTCGCCAGCGAGTTGCTCGCGGTGGCCGATCCATTGCTCGCCGCGCATCAGGATGCGCCGGCAGCGTCCTGGCGCGGCGCCAGCATCGAAGGGCTGGCGCCGTTGCCGGGTGCGGTGGCCGAGGCCCGCAGCATCGCCCGACTGTATCCCGGCACCTCCACCCTGCTGCGCGGCACCGAGGCCACCGAGAAGCGCGTCCGCACACTCGCGCCGGGCGCCAGGCGGCTGCATTTCGCGGTGCACGGCCTGGTCGATCCACTGCGCCCGCTGGACTCGGCACTGGTGCTGGCCGCAGGCGACGGCAGCGACCGGGACGATGGCTTGTTGCGCGCCGTCGATCTGCTGACCGGCCCGCCGCTGGTGGCAGACCTGGTCGCGGTGGCTGCCTGTGACCTCGGCAGCGGCCGGGTGGATGCGGCTGAGGGCCTGATCGGCCTGCGCCACGCGCTGCGCGCGGCTGGCGCACGCGAGGTGGTTTCCTCGTTGTGGCCGGTCGGCGACCGCTCGGGCGCGCGCCTGATGACCGACTTCCACGCGCAGCTGCGCCAGGACGCCGCCAGCGACCGCGCATTGCAGCAGGCTCAACTGTCCATGCTGCGCACCGGAACCGGCGGCGGCGATGCGGTCCGCGGTGTCGGCGGCGTGGCGCCACAGCGTGGGCGTGCCGGTCCTGTCCATCCTTTTCACTGGGCCGGATTCGTGCTCGACGGGACACTCGAATGA